From the bacterium genome, one window contains:
- a CDS encoding response regulator: MKNEAKRVMPRQNEAKRANRVTPRRNVLIIDDEEELLEPLILGLEQLSPEFTYTATSDPMEGMVLLDRMPVDVIVTDMIMPYVTGLDIIEQVVNHFPQTACILMTAYGTTDIEIVMEEYSVSYIEKPLDLDMLHQMIVNLSRESSAVADLNGVTLPTFVRVLASKELTCKVDIECQERKGTLFFTRGKLFHAKLGNLSPEAAAVAMLTCEKVKITIHQLKYPFRRNIHRSLEEILQVTAGEDEEAYAAIGGADSLDPAESGYFNTQNLIGLLSAGVTLRYNLLQRKG; this comes from the coding sequence ATGAAAAACGAAGCGAAGCGAGTAATGCCCCGGCAAAACGAAGCGAAGCGAGCGAACCGAGTTACGCCCCGGCGAAACGTACTCATCATAGACGACGAGGAAGAGCTCCTGGAGCCTTTAATCCTGGGCCTCGAGCAACTCTCTCCCGAGTTCACCTACACCGCCACCTCCGACCCGATGGAGGGGATGGTGCTTTTAGACCGGATGCCGGTGGACGTCATAGTCACCGACATGATAATGCCCTACGTCACCGGCCTGGACATCATCGAGCAGGTCGTCAACCACTTCCCTCAGACCGCCTGCATTTTAATGACGGCCTACGGCACGACGGACATCGAAATCGTGATGGAAGAGTACTCGGTCAGCTACATCGAAAAGCCGCTGGACCTCGATATGCTTCACCAGATGATAGTCAACCTGTCGAGGGAATCCAGTGCCGTAGCCGACCTGAACGGGGTCACGCTGCCCACCTTCGTCCGGGTGCTGGCGTCGAAGGAGCTGACCTGCAAGGTGGATATCGAGTGCCAGGAGAGGAAGGGGACGCTCTTCTTCACGCGGGGGAAGCTCTTCCACGCCAAGCTCGGCAACCTGTCGCCCGAGGCGGCGGCGGTCGCCATGCTGACCTGCGAAAAGGTGAAGATAACCATCCACCAGCTCAAGTATCCCTTCCGGCGGAATATCCACCGGAGCCTGGAGGAGATCCTGCAGGTGACGGCGGGGGAGGATGAGGAAGCCTACGCCGCCATCGGCGGTGCGGATTCCCTCGACCCGGCCGAAAGCGGTTACTTCAACACCCAGAACCTCATCGGGCTGCTCTCCGCGGGCGTCACCCTGAGGTACAACCTGCTCCAACGGAAGGGGTGA